The region CGCCAGGAAACCAATCTGGTTTACGATAGCACCTGCAGACAATATCCGGTCCTTTGGCACAAGCGCCGGTATGCTGGCCTGGACGGCAGGCTGGTATGTACCGGAAATGCCATACAGCAACATGAGTGTGACAATAAACAGCAGAATCACCGGAACCGTGCCAACGAGAAAATAAAATACTGTGATTATAAAGGCAGTCAAAAAATCCAGCCCAACCATAATATTGCGTTTATTCACCCGGTCAGCCAGCACACCTCCCAAAAGCGACAGCAGAATCATCGGCAGCAACGCACAAGCCGTCACTGTACCAAACAGGGCAGATGACCCCGTTTCTTTCAATAAATAAAGTGGCAGAGCAAAACGCAGGATTGCATTACCAAAAAGGGAGATAATCTGCCCCACAACAACCAGCGTAAAGTCTCTGCCGTAGCATGTTTTTCTATGATCCATTACAGCCACCTCCTTTCTCCATACAGAGTAAGGCAGGTGGGAACCCCCAAGTCAATAGGGGGTTTTTAAAAACTTATCAGTTTCTTATTTCAAAGGAACCCATACCTCATAAAAATGCTTGTCCGCCTTCTCATTCAGCATGACCAGACGGACAAAAATATAGACCATTCCTCGGAAGGTTGCCTGCTGCCATAGCGCCCATTCATGGCAGGAACGGAACATTTTTTCAGGAATGGACGGGTCATTATTATCCGCCAGCAGCGTAGTATAGAGACATTTCCCATGCTCCAGAAACATTCCCCGCCCCGTGTTATCCGCTTTTTCAGCAGGTGTTACCACATACATTTCAGATCCTTTATATCCAGAATCATCAAAGGTAATCGCCCTGACCACGTTGGAAAGAATATCCTCCTTCTCTGGATCAAGATAGCACAGTACCTTTTTCTGGTATTCCTCAAAAGAACCTACTTCCGGAAACGCTCCCCTGACATAATAGGGTTTCAGCTCCCTGACCTCAAACTTTCCCTCTCCATAAACAGCCTCCCGGCAGAACCCCCTTGTTTCTTTCAGCTGTTCCTGCATTTCCTGGAGCCGTTCAATCTGCTGTTGCAGACAGTCAAGCTGTTGTTTAAAAATTCGATCATATCTTTCGGCTCCAGACTCCTTTAACAGTTCTTTCATTTCTACAGGAGAAAAACCTCGTTTTTTATAAAAGTCTATGGACATCAAGCGGGACATGTCATACAGATCAAATTCACGGTACTGGCTCCCTTGACTTCTTTTGGGGCTGAGCAGGCCAATTTCCTCATAATAGCGCAGGGCCTCCCTGGTAAACCCCAAATGCCGAAAAACATCTTTTGTATGGTAGACTGCAGACGCAGAACCCAATCTCCCGTCATCCGCTGTAAAGAGGTCCTCATTGCCCTTTTCAATCCTGTCATCCTTTGTTTTAACAATCTTTTTAAAATGGCGTTTATCCATAGGCTTCTCAGCAGAAACGGGCACCAGCCAGCTCTTTCCTTTCTTTACGGCACCCTTAATTCGTCCTTTTTCACAATAGTAGGCAATCATACGGCTTGATACATTCCACTTTTTTGCTGTTTCCACAGCGGTCAGATAATCCATCGCCCTGCCTCCACTTTAGTATATTTCAGATATCTGAAATATAACCTTGTTTTTTGTTTCTGTCAATGCCTTATAAAATTCCATGTTTTCTTATATTCACAGACTTCTATATCTTTTCATCTGCTTGTAATTTCCTGATTGGAAAGAACATATAAGTTTTCCCTGTCTGCGGACAAGTAAAATCATGAACCGCTCCTGCTAATGAGATTCCACTATCTTTTAGATATGTTATTGTCTTTGAAAAGATATCTTCCTCATCGCATTCCACATAAATGTACTCATACGCAGGAACGATCCACTTTGTCCATCCAGCCGGAGCTTCTGCACCTTCGTTACATTCCACCCCCGCAAGGTAAAGTCCTTTATTAAAGTCTTCCCACGGGTGAAACGAGCGGGAAAAATCGGACATGGCCCCCCATATTCCGCTTATGTTTCCATCTGCATCTTTCTTTGCCAAATGCTGAATTTCCTCAAAATGAGAATTTGCATCATTCCATAGATTCTGGATAAACCTTTCTCCGTCTAGGGATGATCCTTCCTTTCCGATTACAACAAAGGAATCTTTTTTGCATCTTTCTAATTTCATCTAATCTTCTCCTAAATATACATTATCTGCATTTTTAAATTCGTGTTTCTAATGCTCTATTCTCCAAACTATTCGTCAAAGTGGCTCATGCCTAATAGTTTACATGATTACATCAAAGTCAACATATGGAAGAATTTACTTAAAAAAGAATATCGTACCGCGTTCCATGGGAAAATAGTACACCATCTTTTAATCTTACACAAAGTATGCAGGTATTTTCATCATCAAAATTATTGTGACCGTTATCGATCCATTCACGGAATACGTTTTTCAATTTTTCTGCGATAATCCTATTATCTTCTTTGCAAAACCAGCCCAGGTTTAAACCTATCCCATAAGCAGTAAACCATTCCCCGCATAATCCAACATTGGGATTTTCTGCTATTTGTTTCATCTTGTTGGATTGTGCATGTGTAATGATATAAAATGCCCCATTTTCATAATACGCATTGACCGCCCGGACATTAGGAATATCATCCGCAGTCGTAGCAAGAGCAATCAATGTATCATGCCCAAATCTTTCGTCCATTAATCTTTTTGCTTCTTCCGAAATTTTCTTTTTCATAAATATCCTCCTAAATTGCGCTTTCACTATGCAATAATTTAATCAAATCTTCCATGGAAACATCCATTTTTACGGACACTTCTTCCATAGTCATTCCTATATCAAGAAAACGCCTGATAACCATTTTCATACTTTCTCCAACCTCTACAATATGTGCGTCCAAGTCATAAAACCGTATTACACGCTGGCCCCAACTATGCTCAATGACTCTTCCCAGATATTCGATATTGGAATATTCCTCCAGTTTCTTCAAAAAATCATCAAAATTTCGTTCCTCAAAAACAACTTCTGCATTATTGGATTTCCTTAAAATTTTTTCTTTCGGCAAATTTACAAGCCAGTCAAAATCCTGCTGTAGCGCAAGTCCACAGGTAAACATAATGTTCTTTCCATAGTCCTGATATACTTCTAATCCAAATAAATCCATATAAAACTTTTTTGCACTATAAATATCTGCCACCGATATGACGGTACCTATATACTTCATACAAATCCTCTTTTCTTTACCTTACATTGGAAAATACCCTACTTAAAATACTCACTTTTTCTTATGTAATTTCAAACTAATCTTATTCTTAGCTGCCACATCCTGTAGCAGTTTCGTCACAAAAGCACTCTTTTCTTTAGGTGGAAGCATCTCTATACCGGATTTATTCCTGGTTTGCTCAAGCACTTTTTGCAATTCCTGCAGTTCTAAAAGATTAACCGCAACACAAAAGAAATTCTTCTTGCGACCGTCACTATACTCATTTAGGAAAGTATTTAGTATTCTTACTTTCTCCGTCTGTTCCGCATTGTATGCTTCTAATCCGTACTGCCTGGCCTTTTCAAAGTCTGTCCTTCGACTTTGGTGTGTAATAAAAGAATCATAGTCATCAAAATGCTCATATTTTCCGCATGGATAATCCCTACATTGAAAACAATACTCTATATTCTTTTGCTCCATGCTGCACCTGGCAAGTTTGCAGGATTGATTGCCATTTCCACACCCACCACAGTAATTACCTAAAAGCATGGGACATAAACCACAATTTAATCCGCAGAGAGATAATAACTGATTTTCGCGCTTAAACCCTTTCACTATATCTCCTTCACAATTTTCCACTTATTTCCTGAACAAGTTCGTGGTAACTTGTCGGTCTAATTCCAGTTGAGAATATCCAATAATTTTTATACATTCTATACAAGCTATTGTCAACACTCGACCTATTCCATGCCCCAAAAGTTCTTATCAATCATCTCATAATAATGCCTTTTCCAAATCTTAAACATATAATACCTGCTGCTTTTTCAAAAAAACCGGTATCTTTGTATCCGTTTTTCTTCTGGCAACTCGTTCCCTTTTAATTTATCTATCGCCGCATTCCCTGTATTTCATTTTTCAGCTCTCTCCGTTTTCCATTGCAATCAAAGACTTTTTTTAACTTAATCTCTGTCGGGATCACCGCACCTGCCAGCAGCAAAGACTGGACAGCACACAAGATACCCCCTACTCTTCCTATTATATTAACGCTCTTTCCAATCACAAAGAGTAACGAAACTACCGACACTGGAATCATATAAATACCACAGATATACCATATCC is a window of Enterocloster clostridioformis DNA encoding:
- a CDS encoding MerR family transcriptional regulator — encoded protein: MDYLTAVETAKKWNVSSRMIAYYCEKGRIKGAVKKGKSWLVPVSAEKPMDKRHFKKIVKTKDDRIEKGNEDLFTADDGRLGSASAVYHTKDVFRHLGFTREALRYYEEIGLLSPKRSQGSQYREFDLYDMSRLMSIDFYKKRGFSPVEMKELLKESGAERYDRIFKQQLDCLQQQIERLQEMQEQLKETRGFCREAVYGEGKFEVRELKPYYVRGAFPEVGSFEEYQKKVLCYLDPEKEDILSNVVRAITFDDSGYKGSEMYVVTPAEKADNTGRGMFLEHGKCLYTTLLADNNDPSIPEKMFRSCHEWALWQQATFRGMVYIFVRLVMLNEKADKHFYEVWVPLK
- a CDS encoding GyrI-like domain-containing protein; translated protein: MKLERCKKDSFVVIGKEGSSLDGERFIQNLWNDANSHFEEIQHLAKKDADGNISGIWGAMSDFSRSFHPWEDFNKGLYLAGVECNEGAEAPAGWTKWIVPAYEYIYVECDEEDIFSKTITYLKDSGISLAGAVHDFTCPQTGKTYMFFPIRKLQADEKI
- a CDS encoding pyridoxamine 5'-phosphate oxidase family protein, with amino-acid sequence MKKKISEEAKRLMDERFGHDTLIALATTADDIPNVRAVNAYYENGAFYIITHAQSNKMKQIAENPNVGLCGEWFTAYGIGLNLGWFCKEDNRIIAEKLKNVFREWIDNGHNNFDDENTCILCVRLKDGVLFSHGTRYDILF
- a CDS encoding glyoxalase; its protein translation is MKYIGTVISVADIYSAKKFYMDLFGLEVYQDYGKNIMFTCGLALQQDFDWLVNLPKEKILRKSNNAEVVFEERNFDDFLKKLEEYSNIEYLGRVIEHSWGQRVIRFYDLDAHIVEVGESMKMVIRRFLDIGMTMEEVSVKMDVSMEDLIKLLHSESAI
- a CDS encoding DUF3795 domain-containing protein, with protein sequence MKGFKRENQLLSLCGLNCGLCPMLLGNYCGGCGNGNQSCKLARCSMEQKNIEYCFQCRDYPCGKYEHFDDYDSFITHQSRRTDFEKARQYGLEAYNAEQTEKVRILNTFLNEYSDGRKKNFFCVAVNLLELQELQKVLEQTRNKSGIEMLPPKEKSAFVTKLLQDVAAKNKISLKLHKKK
- a CDS encoding SdpI family protein — its product is MGFWLFMLAMDILIPITMIGFGWMFMHKVPQKINHAFGYRSYMSLINKDTWAFAHKYCGRIWYICGIYMIPVSVVSLLFVIGKSVNIIGRVGGILCAVQSLLLAGAVIPTEIKLKKVFDCNGKRRELKNEIQGMRR